The window atgattagctcaccataaaaatttcaccataatgggacgacgaaaactgtagctataaattaattacagaaaaatatatatctaaagttacagtaaaaaaattgtactaaagtataccatataatatattcactgcgtatatctactcatgtggagtccaacaaaattggattttctattttatgatttttttgtgatttactatgatttttcaaagattcaactgaattttttttttaaaaaagacaaaactacggttactgtagcaaacagtcttcaaaaccgctcgagggaggtaaaatggacggtttgaaaagttgagggaggtgaaatacccggttttatagttgtaggaggaaaaccaaactttgGTGATAGTTAGAGGAGATAAAATAGACTTTTGCCAATTCAGGAAGACCTACCAATTTGGAGAAGGCCCACTTTAAAGCCCAATATGGTACGAATGAAGGTTTGTATTCAATTTCTCCAGCACCACCAAATTCGGCCCATGCAAGCTTGCTCTGGAGTCTCGACACTTCAGCTCAGATTTTGGCCCAAACCGTCATTAAATCCACTGTTACGCATGCCGAATCTGATATCAAGCAACTGCCGACGGAAAAGCGGCGGCGTCAATGGCGCTCAACGGCCATGTCGTCATGTCTATCGAGATCATCATCGTATGGAACTGAAAGGCAACCAACGACCAAGCAGCGACGCAGCCGGTTGACGTTCCTCCGATTCTCCTCTCCCATGTCCATCCCGGCACGACCAACCAACGGCTCGCCTCGCCTCACCCCCCTGCACGTCGTCCCGTCCGTCCTCTGTCGGATGGGCGTCTCGCTGCGTGGCTGCCACGAACGCCGGATTGTTCCACTCGTCCTTAACTTGAGAGGCAGAGCTGAGGCTTCCCCCGAAGACCTGTACTGTGAAGGCATGATGACTACGACCATCAGCGGCGGCATCATGGAGGACGTCATGGTCGGGAgcttcgacgccgccgccgcgtatcCGACGACGCTGCCGAGCCCGAGGATGCTGACCGCCGACCGGGAGCTCCACTCTCCCCGGCGCGAGCGCGAGCCGCCGTCGGGCTTCCGGAAGAGCCTCCTCAACCCGATCTATGCCGACGCCACGGCGGCAAGCGGCGGCTCTTCTTCCACCACCACGACGACCGCAGCATCGgactcctcgtcgtcgtcggccgcggcggagcacgacgaggacgccgccgcggcgccggcggcggcggcgacggcgcccgcgcggcggcacaccggcggcggggacggccgGTGGGAGGCCGTccgcgccgcggagccgccgctgAGCCTGGGCCACTtccgcctcctccggcgcctCGGCTACGGCGACATCGGCAGCGTGTACCTCGTGGAGCTCCGCgcgggcgccggccgcggcgcgctctTCGCCATGAAGGTCATGGACAAGGGCTCCCTCGCCGGGCGGAACAAGCTGGCCCGCGCGCAGACGGAGCGCGAGATCCTCGGCCTGCTCGACCACCCCTTCCTCCCCACGCTCTACTCCCACTTCGAGACCGACAAGTTCTGCTGCCTCCTCATGGAGTACTGCTGCGGCGGCAACCTCCACTCGCTCAGGCAGAAGCAGCCCAACAAGCGATTCACAGAGGACGCGGCCAGGTAATAACACCATCGTCAGTGATGATCAACGGAGAGATCGTCTGAAATTTCGATGAATTTCAACACGTTTTTGAATCTTGAAatgcaaaaaaataaaatcttgGTGACATGGAGTaaataaaactttttttttgcgggtggAGTAAATAAAACTTGGTGCGTGCAGGTTCTACGCGTCCGAAGTGCTTCTCGCGCTGGAGTACCTGCACATGCTGGGCGTGGTGTACCGGGACCTGAAGCCCGAGAACGTGCTGGTCAGGGAGGAAGGCCACATCATGCTCTCCGACTTCGACCTCTCGCTGCGGTGCTCCGTCAGCCCGGCGCTCGTCCGCTCCCCGTCCGGCCGTgtcggcaacggcggcggcggcctcgcccaCGTCTGCATGCTCCCGCGCATCCTCCTGGCCAAgaagagcaagaagaagaagagcaaggGGGACAAGGACAAGGCCAAGCTGGACGAGCCGCCGGTGGtgaccagcggcggcggcctcgggaagaagcccccgccgccgacgtcgctGGAGTTCACGGCCGAGCCGACGGGCGCGCGGTCGATGTCGTTCGTCGGCACGCACGAGTACCTGGCGCCGGAGATCATCCGCGGCGAGGGCCACGGCAGCGCCGTCGACTGGTGGACCTTTGGCGTCTTCCTGTACGAGCTCCTGCACGGCGCCACGCCGTTCAAGGGCTCCGGCAACCGCGCCACGCTCTTCAACGTCGTCGCGCAGCCGCTGCGGTTCCCCGACgcgccggcggccagcgccgccgccagggaccTCATCCGCGGCCTGCTGGCCAAGGAGCCGCAGAACCGGCTCGCgtagcggcgcggcgcggccgaggTGAAGCAGCACCCCTTCTTCGACGGCGTCAACTGGGCGCTCGTCAGGAGCGCCCAGCCGCCCTACATCCCCAACGCCGCCGTCGACCACTGCTCCCAGCTCGCCAGCGACGTCGCGGGCGCGGCGAAGAGCGCCGGCCTGAAGACCAGCTCGCGTCACACTGATTCGTCGCATGTCGATTTCGAGTACTTTTAGGATGTCATAAAAAATGATGATCTCGCTACATTTGTATCTCACattcaaatttatttggctGTGTTTCGTCAGTTCTGCAAACGCAATGAGCTTAAGATTTGAATACTACTATCATTGCCGAGTCTTGCTATTATTATGTTTACACTTTTACAAGAGTTTTGCGATTCATTTGTCACATGATTTGTTGGCCAAAATCATTTCAACACACCTGAAAGTCATATGTTTGCAAGCATTGGATTGTCATAAAGTGCTAGGTTTAAATTACAGTAcaatatatattctcaaatttATTATAATTAAGGCAACACAAAGTTAGTAAACGATCCCTGCAAATTGCTTCTAGTCTAACTTATTTCAATAACTAGTTCGTGCAAATGCATCGGCGCACGGCTCCAACTACTCTAGTCATTTACATATCGTATTCGGGTTGTTATAAGTCAAACTTAGATAACTTTAACCGAATTCGAACAACCTAGATCAGGCTGACGGCAAACATGTAAAGAAGTCAAGGTGTTTCTTGGACGGATTGGCGAGCATTTTGAACGACGTCGGGATCGGCGGGACACTGACCTCCAGCAGCCCCTCAAGTACCTGCACCACCGTCCCCATGCTCGGCCTCGCCCTCTCGTCGTCCTGCACGCACCAGCACGCGATCCTGCACGCCCTCTCCACCTCGGCCACGTCGGCGTCGCCGCGGATCCGGCCATCCACCGCGCCCATCAGATCGCCCCCGCCGACGAGCAGGCCCGCGGCCGTCGACGGGAAGAAGTCCACCGTGCCGTCCGGCCGCTGCCTCGCGTTCCTCCGGCCCGACACGAGCTCGAACAGCACCATGCCGTAGCTGAACACGTCGGCCTTGGCCGTGACGGCCGTGCCGGCGACCCATTCCGGCGCGAGGTACCCGGCCGTGCCCCTCACGGTGGTGAGCACGCGGCTGGAGTCGCGGCCCATGAGCTTGGCAAGCCCGAAGTCGGCGACCTTGGGCGCGAGCGCGCCGTCGAGGAGGATGTTCTCGGGCTTGATGTCGCAGTGGATGATGCAGTCCCTGCAGCTCCCGTGCAGGTAGTCGAGCCCTCTCGCGATCCCCAGGGCCACCTGGTACCGCGCCTCCCAGCTCAggtggctgctgctggtggccCCGAACAGGTGCCTGTCAAGAGAGCCGTTGGACATGTGCTCGTAGACGAGCAGCCGCCTCGTGCCCTCGGAGTAGAAGCCGATCAGCCTGATGAGGTTGACGTGCTGGACCTTGCCGATCGTGCTCACCTCCGCGCGGAACTGCTTCTCCCCCTGGAGATGGCCCTCGAGCTTCTTCACGGCGACCGGCCGAGCGGCGTCGTCGGCCAGCGACCCTTTGAACACCGAGCTgaaggcgccggcgccgagcttCTCCGAGAAGTTCTTGGTCGCGAGTTGCAGGTCGCGGTACGTGAAGGCCACCAAGGATCCTTCGACCACCCTCCGAGAAGTTCTTCTCCGGGTGACGACGATTATTGGAACAAGAACGATAATGATGGTAACTGCAGCGGCGAACCCCGCGGCGACGAGTCCGACGAATAGTCTCCGGCCACGGTCGCGGCCGGCGCTAGAGAACTCGGACGCGGCCAGGCGGATCCAGATGGTGCCGCCAACGCCGGTGGCCGTGCCCATGCCGCTCGTGTCCCGGAGGTTGATGAGGTCTCCCTGCCACACCGAGCAGCTCCCGTTGTAAGAGTACGCCGTGCAGGAGCAGCTGCCGACGCACGCGCGCTCGCAGTCGCCGGCGCTCGCGGCCACCACGCTCTGCCCGTCGCTCGGCAGTCTCACGTCGGCCATGGCGTAGAACCTGTCCTCGCCGCCGTTCACGTcgtcccgagcgccgccgccgcattgcAGGGCGGCGTTCCTGGCGCAGCCAGACGTGTAGTCGCCCTGCGCCCACTcgaggggccgccgccggcggaatCCCCGGGGGCAGCTGCACGACGGCAGGGCGTTCTCGGTGCCCACGCCGGACGGCCCGCACATCGCGTAGATGTCGCACTGCGCCTTGGGCTGCGACCAGAACTGCTGCCACTCGCCGGCGCCCTCCACCCACATGAGGAACTTGACCTGCCCCGCCACGTCCATCCGGAAGTGCGCCACCACGGCGTCGTCCTCGACGTGGTAGGCGAAGTAGCTCTCGTTCCCGGCGTCAACGTAGCTGAAGGTGTAGGGGAA is drawn from Panicum virgatum strain AP13 chromosome 1N, P.virgatum_v5, whole genome shotgun sequence and contains these coding sequences:
- the LOC120655448 gene encoding G-type lectin S-receptor-like serine/threonine-protein kinase At2g19130; this encodes MVANCGQVSSPVLVLLAFLFLHGAPLRAADDTIFDGQPLYGGQSLVSKRGKFELGFFQPDNSSQRWYVGIRYNQISARDIVWVANREAPIANLESSQLSIARDGNMVLLDHRNSPIWSTNVTTIASSVPTVGVILDTGNLVLAEASNTSVVLWQSFDHFTDTWLPGGKLGRNKLTGEVDRLVAWRGYKDPSPSMFSLELDPRGTSQYLLNWNSSEQYWTSGNWSAADHIFTDVPEMTLADPSHGFPYTFSYVDAGNESYFAYHVEDDAVVAHFRMDVAGQVKFLMWVEGAGEWQQFWSQPKAQCDIYAMCGPSGVGTENALPSCSCPRGFRRRRPLEWAQGDYTSGCARNAALQCGGGARDDVNGGEDRFYAMADVRLPSDGQSVVAASAGDCERACVGSCSCTAYSYNGSCSVWQGDLINLRDTSGMGTATGVGGTIWIRLAASEFSSAGRDRGRRLFVGLVAAGFAAAVTIIIVLVPIIVVTRRRTSRRVVEGSLVAFTYRDLQLATKNFSEKLGAGAFSSVFKGSLADDAARPVAVKKLEGHLQGEKQFRAEVSTIGKVQHVNLIRLIGFYSEGTRRLLVYEHMSNGSLDRHLFGATSSSHLSWEARYQVALGIARGLDYLHGSCRDCIIHCDIKPENILLDGALAPKVADFGLAKLMGRDSSRVLTTVRGTAGYLAPEWVAGTAVTAKADVFSYGMVLFELVSGRRNARQRPDGTVDFFPSTAAGLLVGGGDLMGAVDGRIRGDADVAEVERACRIACWCVQDDERARPSMGTVVQVLEGLLEVSVPPIPTSFKMLANPSKKHLDFFTCLPSA